The following is a genomic window from Thermovirga sp..
AAGGCCTGGGCCACGAAAAGGGCGCAGACGCCCTGGTATAGGGCGGTGCCGTCCATGTTGATGGTGGCTCCCAGGGGAAGCACGAAGGAGGCTATCTTCTCGGAGACCCCCAGGTTCTCCTGGGTCACCCTCATGTTGACCGGGAGCGTCGCCCCGCTGGAGCGGGTCACGAAGGCCATGATCGTTGCCTCCCGCACTCCTTTAAAGAAGCGCAGGGGGGAGAACTGGGCCCAGATTGAGAGAAGCCCCGAGTAGACGATGGCCGCGTGCAGGAAGCATCCGAGGTAGACAGCGAAAATGACCTTTCCGAAGGGCGCCATCACCGATATCCCGTACTTCGCCACCGTTGTGGCGATCAAGGCGAAAACGCCGTAGGGAGCCACCTGCATGACCATCCCCGTCAACTTGTACATGGTCTCAGCCACGGAGTCCATCACGTTGATGAGTGGTTTGCCCCTCTCTCCGGCGAAAATAGCGGCCATTCCCAGGAAGATGGCGAATACGATTATCTGGAGCATGTTGGCCTGTGCCATAGAAGCCACGGGGTTCCTCGGGAAAAGATCTATGATGACCTGGCCGATCTTCGGGGGGGTCGGGACCTGGAATGCCGAGAGATCGGCCCCCAGGCCCATCCCGACGCCTGGATTGATGACATTGCCCAGGAGGAGCCCGATGGCGATGGCTACAGCGGTGGTGATCAGGTAAAGGGCCAGGGTCTTGACGCCCACCCTGCCCAGGGAGAGGGGGTCACCGATGGAAGCAGTGCCCACCACGAGGCTCGAGAAGACCAGGGGAACGACGAGCATCTGCAGCAGCGCTATGAAGATGGTGCCTACAGGAGCGACGATAGAGATCCTTTCGCCGAAGGCCATTCCGGCGAGAATGCCGGCCACAAAACCGATCGCAATTTTCCAGACCAGGGGGATTTTCTTCCTTTCAGCCAATTCAATCCCACTCCTTTCAACGGTTCAGGGGT
Proteins encoded in this region:
- a CDS encoding dicarboxylate/amino acid:cation symporter, whose amino-acid sequence is MAERKKIPLVWKIAIGFVAGILAGMAFGERISIVAPVGTIFIALLQMLVVPLVFSSLVVGTASIGDPLSLGRVGVKTLALYLITTAVAIAIGLLLGNVINPGVGMGLGADLSAFQVPTPPKIGQVIIDLFPRNPVASMAQANMLQIIVFAIFLGMAAIFAGERGKPLINVMDSVAETMYKLTGMVMQVAPYGVFALIATTVAKYGISVMAPFGKVIFAVYLGCFLHAAIVYSGLLSIWAQFSPLRFFKGVREATIMAFVTRSSGATLPVNMRVTQENLGVSEKIASFVLPLGATINMDGTALYQGVCALFVAQA